A part of Paraburkholderia largidicola genomic DNA contains:
- a CDS encoding recombination-associated protein RdgC, with protein MWFKNLQLHRLPAPWKVSVEQMEKWLEPHAFQPANSVETTRQGWASPRNDGTLVYSSNKQLLLTFRAEKKLLPASVVTQVTKARALELEEQQGFKPGRKQMRDLKEQVTDELLPRAFSIQRDTRVWIDTVNGWLAIDSASQALGDDVLGLLVKSVDRLPIMSVRVAQAPVSAMTNWLLAGEGPVNFTLDQDTELRSPAEGNATVRYVGHALEADDMRRHIEAGKQCMRLAMTWNDRVSFVLTPSLTIKRVTPLDVIKEAADPTAQNDDEQFESDFTLMTGELAKMLDGIVDALGGELDDGIAPAKAA; from the coding sequence ATGTGGTTCAAGAATCTACAGCTTCACCGTCTTCCCGCTCCGTGGAAAGTGAGCGTCGAGCAAATGGAAAAGTGGCTCGAGCCGCACGCGTTCCAGCCGGCCAACAGCGTGGAGACGACGCGCCAGGGCTGGGCGTCGCCGCGCAATGACGGCACGCTCGTCTACTCGTCCAACAAGCAGCTGCTGCTCACGTTCCGCGCGGAAAAGAAACTGCTGCCGGCGTCCGTCGTGACGCAGGTGACGAAGGCCCGCGCGCTGGAACTCGAAGAGCAGCAGGGCTTCAAGCCGGGCCGCAAGCAGATGCGCGACCTGAAAGAGCAGGTCACCGACGAACTGCTGCCGCGCGCATTCAGCATCCAGCGCGATACGCGCGTGTGGATCGACACCGTCAACGGCTGGCTCGCGATCGATTCCGCATCGCAGGCGCTGGGCGACGACGTGCTCGGGCTGCTGGTGAAATCAGTGGATCGTCTGCCGATCATGAGCGTGCGCGTCGCGCAGGCGCCCGTTTCCGCGATGACCAACTGGCTGCTCGCGGGCGAAGGCCCCGTCAATTTCACGCTGGACCAGGACACCGAATTGCGCTCGCCCGCAGAGGGCAACGCGACGGTGCGCTATGTCGGCCACGCGCTCGAAGCGGACGATATGCGCCGTCATATCGAAGCGGGCAAGCAGTGCATGCGCCTGGCGATGACGTGGAACGACCGCGTGTCGTTCGTGCTGACGCCGTCGCTGACCATCAAGCGCGTCACGCCGCTCGACGTCATCAAGGAAGCCGCCGACCCGACCGCGCAGAACGACGACGAACAGTTCGAGTCCGATTTCACGCTGATGACGGGCGAACTGGCGAAGATGCTGGACGGCATCGTCGATGCGCTCGGCGGCGAACTCGACGACGGCATTGCGCCGGCAAAGGCCGCGTAA
- a CDS encoding ABC transporter substrate-binding protein codes for MMRSFKLLAAVAVAATALTAGSAHAADSNAAKSGSWCSAGKTVHFAGITWESGAFATEVLRQILEKGYGCKTDVVPGSTAATETALAHNDVQIWAEQWTGRSEITAKAVETGSVKLVGDTLPGGTKEGWFVPDYVVKGDPARGIKASAPGLASVADLPKYKNVFTDDEEPNKGRFLNCPSGWDCERVNTRLLKVLKLDDAYTNFRPGTGAALDAAIASAYTRGAPILFYYWGPAALMAKYKLTELKMPAFNDACWQTLRNESSTQQCASSYMVSHVTVGASTPFYNAEPQLMTMFTKVKFPMDFLNATILDMSVKKLDAQTMAALFLRTHPEMWKTWVPADVAAKVQAGLAS; via the coding sequence ATGATGCGATCTTTCAAGCTGCTCGCCGCCGTTGCCGTTGCGGCAACCGCTCTCACGGCAGGCAGCGCGCACGCCGCCGACAGCAACGCCGCGAAATCCGGAAGCTGGTGCAGCGCGGGCAAGACCGTGCACTTTGCGGGCATCACGTGGGAAAGCGGCGCGTTCGCGACGGAGGTGCTGCGACAGATTCTGGAGAAAGGCTACGGCTGCAAGACGGACGTCGTGCCGGGCAGCACGGCCGCGACGGAAACCGCGCTCGCGCATAACGACGTGCAGATCTGGGCCGAGCAATGGACGGGCCGCAGCGAGATCACCGCGAAAGCCGTCGAGACGGGCAGCGTGAAGCTGGTCGGCGATACGCTGCCGGGCGGCACGAAGGAAGGCTGGTTCGTGCCCGACTACGTCGTGAAGGGCGATCCCGCGCGCGGCATCAAGGCATCGGCGCCGGGACTCGCATCGGTGGCGGATCTGCCGAAGTACAAGAACGTCTTCACCGACGATGAAGAACCGAACAAGGGCCGCTTTCTGAACTGCCCGAGCGGCTGGGATTGCGAGCGCGTCAACACGCGGCTCCTGAAGGTACTCAAGCTGGATGACGCCTACACGAACTTCCGTCCCGGCACGGGCGCGGCGCTCGATGCCGCGATCGCATCGGCCTACACGCGCGGCGCGCCGATCCTGTTCTACTACTGGGGCCCCGCCGCGCTGATGGCGAAGTACAAATTGACCGAGCTGAAAATGCCCGCGTTCAACGACGCGTGCTGGCAGACGCTGCGCAACGAGAGCAGCACGCAGCAATGCGCGTCGTCGTATATGGTGTCGCACGTGACGGTCGGCGCCTCGACGCCGTTCTACAACGCCGAGCCGCAACTGATGACGATGTTCACGAAGGTCAAGTTTCCGATGGACTTCCTGAACGCGACGATTCTCGACATGAGCGTCAAGAAACTCGACGCGCAGACCATGGCCGCGCTGTTCCTGCGCACGCATCCGGAAATGTGGAAGACGTGGGTGCCCGCCGATGTCGCAGCGAAGGTGCAGGCGGGTCTGGCGAGCTGA
- a CDS encoding rhodanese-like domain-containing protein: MIPSTVSAMPAADSASALTHFESSLRFETDCWDVSDSLASGHADFVLLDVRSPELFARGHIPGAINLPHRKIIESKLSEYPADTLFVTYCAGPHCNGATRGAIRLAKLGRPVKIMIGGVTGWLDEGFALETQAACASTEVGQEP; the protein is encoded by the coding sequence ATGATCCCGTCCACCGTCAGCGCCATGCCCGCCGCCGACAGCGCAAGCGCGCTCACGCATTTCGAGTCGTCGCTGCGCTTCGAGACCGACTGCTGGGACGTCTCCGACAGCCTCGCATCGGGCCACGCCGACTTCGTGCTGCTCGACGTGCGCAGCCCCGAGCTTTTCGCGCGCGGCCATATTCCGGGCGCGATCAATCTGCCGCACAGAAAAATCATCGAGTCTAAATTAAGCGAATATCCGGCCGATACACTATTCGTGACCTATTGCGCCGGCCCGCATTGCAATGGCGCGACGCGTGGCGCAATCCGGCTCGCGAAACTCGGCCGGCCCGTGAAAATCATGATCGGTGGCGTGACCGGCTGGCTCGACGAAGGCTTCGCGCTGGAAACGCAGGCGGCATGCGCCTCTACAGAAGTGGGACAGGAACCCTGA
- the ftrA gene encoding transcriptional regulator FtrA yields MQDHLVAALVYDRLCTFEFGCVTELFALERPELGVTWYRFAVCAVEPGPIRAAGGIGIAAPYSLKMLDRASTIVVPGWRDPDERPPEPLLKKIRAAVERGARVCSICSGVFVLAAAGVLDGKTVTTHWRYAEKLQQRFPQLRVKPDALYVDEGQVITSAGSAAGLDMLLHLVRRDYGSAIANRVAQRLVVPPHREGGQAQFVPRPMPQDDSGRLARLMDYVRANPALEHTLASLADQAAMSPRTLQRQFRDATGMAPYEWLIRERVAIARELLESPADLPMSRVAELAGFGSEESLRRHFRRVALTSPGAYRKKFGASAVT; encoded by the coding sequence ATGCAAGATCATCTCGTCGCGGCGCTCGTCTACGACCGCCTGTGCACTTTCGAATTCGGCTGCGTGACCGAACTGTTCGCGCTCGAGCGTCCGGAACTCGGCGTGACGTGGTATCGCTTCGCCGTCTGCGCGGTCGAACCCGGGCCGATCCGTGCGGCGGGCGGGATCGGCATTGCCGCGCCGTATTCGCTCAAGATGCTCGATCGCGCGTCGACGATCGTCGTGCCCGGCTGGCGCGATCCGGACGAGCGTCCGCCCGAGCCGCTGCTGAAAAAGATCCGCGCGGCCGTCGAGCGTGGCGCGCGGGTCTGTTCGATCTGCTCGGGCGTGTTCGTGCTGGCCGCGGCGGGTGTGCTCGACGGCAAGACGGTCACGACCCACTGGCGATACGCGGAGAAACTGCAGCAGCGCTTTCCGCAACTGCGCGTGAAGCCCGATGCGCTCTACGTCGACGAAGGGCAGGTGATTACGTCGGCGGGTTCGGCGGCGGGGCTCGACATGCTGTTGCATCTGGTGCGGCGCGACTACGGCAGCGCGATTGCGAACCGGGTCGCGCAGCGGCTCGTCGTGCCGCCGCATCGCGAGGGAGGCCAGGCGCAGTTCGTGCCGCGTCCGATGCCGCAGGACGACAGCGGCCGTCTCGCGCGTCTGATGGACTATGTGCGCGCCAACCCAGCGCTCGAGCATACGCTGGCGTCGCTCGCGGATCAGGCGGCGATGAGTCCGCGCACGTTGCAGCGGCAGTTCCGCGACGCGACGGGGATGGCGCCTTACGAATGGCTGATTCGCGAGCGCGTGGCGATTGCGCGCGAGTTGCTGGAATCGCCCGCCGATCTGCCGATGTCGCGCGTCGCGGAACTGGCCGGCTTCGGGTCCGAGGAGTCGCTGCGGCGGCATTTCCGGCGCGTGGCGTTGACGAGCCCGGGCGCATATCGCAAGAAGTTCGGCGCGTCGGCTGTGACGTGA
- a CDS encoding nitrogen fixation protein NifQ — protein MTADSNHARDAEVARLLDHAPQRNAADTIMFARLIGAKLASGELLHLGLTRAALDALRARHFTEAAPLRAVPEHITASEHQPFVDALRAFLLHHESSLAATDADAQCLATIIATACLRPDHLWRDLGLDGRDDVTAILTRHYPQLVARNTDNTRWKKFLARERALSEGRAPVPAPGCPGCEDYAFCYPSR, from the coding sequence ATGACAGCGGACTCGAATCACGCACGCGACGCGGAAGTCGCGCGGTTGCTCGATCATGCGCCGCAGCGCAACGCGGCCGATACGATCATGTTCGCGCGGCTGATCGGCGCGAAGCTCGCGAGCGGCGAACTGCTGCATCTCGGCTTGACGCGCGCTGCGCTCGACGCGTTGCGCGCCCGTCATTTCACCGAGGCAGCGCCGCTGCGTGCCGTGCCAGAGCACATTACCGCGAGCGAGCACCAGCCTTTCGTCGATGCATTGCGTGCTTTCCTGCTGCATCACGAGTCCTCGCTCGCGGCGACGGATGCCGACGCGCAATGCCTCGCGACGATCATCGCCACGGCGTGCCTGCGTCCCGATCACTTGTGGCGCGATCTCGGACTCGATGGGCGCGACGACGTGACGGCGATCCTGACTCGCCACTATCCGCAACTCGTCGCGCGCAACACGGATAACACGCGCTGGAAGAAATTTCTCGCGCGCGAACGGGCGCTGTCCGAAGGCCGCGCGCCTGTGCCCGCGCCGGGCTGCCCCGGCTGCGAAGACTACGCCTTCTGCTACCCGTCACGCTGA